ATCCACCTGCAGGGTTTCTACGGCAATAGCCCGTGTGGTATGAACATCAATTGCGACAATCATCATGACATCCGGAGAATCCTTAATTTTTACCCATCGGGTATCAAGGCAGATGATGGAGAGGTAGGAGGTGGTTTTCATTGGCTAATAAACTAACTCGCTTCCTGCATCTGCAAGGAGTCCGTTCTGGCGGATTGCTCGATAAGTTTTACCATTTTGCCCAGTTCATCGAGGCGTTTTTGATTGATGGAATATCCCTTTACCAGGTATTCCTTCAATCTTTGTGTGGCCCATTGGCGGAATTGGGTTCCTCTCTTTGAATTAACCCTATACCCGACGGATATGATTGCATCCAGGTTATAATGCAGTACCTCCCTTTTTACTTTGCGGTCGCCCTCTGTTTGAACTTGTGCAAATTTTGCACAGGTTCGTTTTTCATCTAACTCTTTGGATATGAATATATTACGGAGGTGCTTGGTAATAGAGGAGCGATCTGTTGCAAATAGAATCTCCAACTGACCCTGTCTCAGCCATACCGTTTCTTCTTCAAACCGCACATCCACCTCGATTTTGCCATCCTTGGTTCTATAAATCTCTATTTCTTTCATTTCATTTGCCTTTCACAATCCGGAAAGCTCAAAGGTAGGTTTGTTTTAGTAGGGGCATGCCTTCCACTGTCAATTTATCTCCAGCATCATTACCGAGTGATCGCTAATCTTCTTTTCCCTTTCTTCATGGGAATAGAGACAGGAAAACACGCGGTCCTTCAAATTGGCTGAGACAAAAAAATGATCTATCCTGAATCCGTTCTTTGCCCGGTTAGAGTACCAGGAGTATTCACGAGCATCCGGGTGAAAATGGCGGAAAGCATCAAGCATACCTGTCGCTTCGAGTTTTTCCAGATAAGCCGAATGAAAAAACGTGGCACCCTCCTCATCAATATAATGCTTTCCGGTATTGATATCGCCTGTAATGATGACCGGTTTATCAGGGCCATCCTGAATTTCCTGCAGAAGAAATTCAAATACTTGCTTCTTTTCATCTTGCTGGGGAAAATAACAGGCGTACACTTGAAAGTCAGTTCCTTCAGCCCCGACCACCCGGTGTGAATGAATTCCCAGGCGAGGATATACCGAAAAGTTCAGTTCCAGCCTGGAGGCGACCAGAACCGTGTTTGTTTTTTCACCGGCTTCCGGTGCAA
Above is a genomic segment from Bacteroidia bacterium containing:
- a CDS encoding virulence RhuM family protein; the protein is MKEIEIYRTKDGKIEVDVRFEEETVWLRQGQLEILFATDRSSITKHLRNIFISKELDEKRTCAKFAQVQTEGDRKVKREVLHYNLDAIISVGYRVNSKRGTQFRQWATQRLKEYLVKGYSINQKRLDELGKMVKLIEQSARTDSLQMQEAS
- a CDS encoding endonuclease/exonuclease/phosphatase family protein — protein: MKILTWNIRHGGGTRVNEILEVLSGKYAETAIVVMSEFRSNTQGGRIRQHLKKAGYVYQFAPEAGEKTNTVLVASRLELNFSVYPRLGIHSHRVVGAEGTDFQVYACYFPQQDEKKQVFEFLLQEIQDGPDKPVIITGDINTGKHYIDEEGATFFHSAYLEKLEATGMLDAFRHFHPDAREYSWYSNRAKNGFRIDHFFVSANLKDRVFSCLYSHEEREKKISDHSVMMLEIN